A single genomic interval of Desulfitibacter sp. BRH_c19 harbors:
- a CDS encoding Na+-dependent transporter: MAAAGSAIGLGNIWRFPYLAGENGGGAFIVIYLLAAFLIGFAVMLCEFAIGRAGQKNAIGSFKALAAGTPWWITGAFGVLAAFMILSFYGVVAGWTMAYVWKTISGALSGIPADQLPDIFVGFITNPVQPIIWQAFFMILTVGIVVAGIKGGIEKWSVILMPAIFGILVLLIIRGMTLEGSMAGVSFLLKPDFSQVTGSVVLAALGQAFFSLSLGMGTMITYGSYLNKKENMPSSAATIIGLDTGVAVLAGFAIFPALFAVGFEPTQGPGLVFMVLPAVFDTLPFGAFFGAMFFLLLAIAALTSAISILECVVAYVKDEFNVPRPVSAVTVGFIIFLVGVTASLSMSSWSHILIPWPGTEGINLFDFYDNFSAKILLPLGGMLICLFTVWVWKPENAFKEITNEGKFSFAWLPAFKILAGIVAPIVIAIVLLYGFGLIGTAV; encoded by the coding sequence ATGGCAGCTGCTGGTTCCGCAATTGGTCTTGGTAACATTTGGAGATTCCCCTATTTAGCTGGGGAAAACGGTGGAGGAGCATTTATTGTAATTTATCTTCTTGCAGCATTTTTGATAGGCTTCGCCGTTATGCTTTGTGAATTTGCCATTGGTAGAGCGGGACAGAAAAATGCTATCGGCTCATTTAAGGCTCTAGCTGCTGGTACACCTTGGTGGATTACTGGTGCCTTTGGTGTATTAGCTGCATTTATGATTTTATCATTCTATGGGGTTGTTGCTGGTTGGACAATGGCCTATGTCTGGAAGACAATATCAGGGGCATTGTCAGGTATTCCAGCTGATCAATTGCCAGATATCTTTGTTGGTTTTATAACTAACCCAGTTCAACCAATTATTTGGCAGGCTTTCTTTATGATCTTAACCGTGGGGATTGTTGTCGCAGGTATTAAAGGCGGTATCGAAAAATGGAGTGTTATTTTGATGCCAGCTATCTTTGGAATTTTAGTACTCTTAATTATCCGTGGAATGACCTTAGAAGGTAGCATGGCAGGAGTAAGCTTCTTATTGAAGCCAGACTTTTCACAGGTTACTGGATCAGTTGTGTTGGCAGCTTTGGGACAAGCCTTCTTCTCGTTAAGCTTAGGTATGGGAACTATGATTACTTATGGTAGTTACTTGAATAAAAAAGAAAATATGCCTTCATCAGCAGCGACTATCATTGGTCTTGATACTGGTGTTGCTGTCTTAGCTGGATTTGCAATCTTCCCTGCACTATTTGCGGTTGGTTTCGAGCCAACACAAGGGCCTGGACTTGTGTTCATGGTGTTACCTGCAGTTTTTGACACTCTTCCATTTGGAGCTTTCTTTGGGGCAATGTTCTTCTTATTATTAGCAATCGCGGCTTTGACGTCAGCTATCTCTATTTTAGAATGTGTTGTTGCCTATGTAAAAGACGAGTTTAATGTTCCTCGTCCTGTGTCGGCAGTAACAGTAGGTTTCATAATATTTTTAGTTGGTGTGACAGCCTCTCTTTCAATGAGTTCATGGAGTCATATTTTAATTCCATGGCCAGGAACAGAGGGCATAAACCTATTTGACTTTTATGATAACTTCTCAGCCAAGATATTATTACCACTTGGTGGGATGTTGATTTGCTTGTTCACAGTATGGGTTTGGAAACCAGAAAATGCCTTTAAAGAAATTACAAATGAGGGTAAATTCAGCTTTGCTTGGTTGCCAGCATTTAAAATTTTAGCAGGCATTGTAGCTCCAATCGTTATCGCTATAGTTTTACTATATGGCTTTGGTCTAATTGGAACAGCAGTATAA